A segment of the Catenuloplanes nepalensis genome:
AGCATCGACCTCCAGCTCATCGGCGGCGTCATCATCCTGCAGACGCTGCCCGCGGTCGCGCTCGGCCTCTACACCCGCTGGCTGCACCGCGGCGCGCTGATCGCGGGCTGGTTCGCCGGCATGGGCCTCGGCATGTGGATGCTCTACCAGATCCCGAACGCCGCCACCGGCCGCGCCCACTTCGGCGGGTCCGCGTTCCCGCTCCGGGAGTTCGGCTTCGACACGCCGATGACCATCTACGCCGGCCTGGTCGCGGTGGCGGTCAACCTGCTCGTCGCGGCGATCGCCACCCCGATCCTCCGCAGCATGAAGGTCGCCGAGGGCACCGACACCACCACCCGCGAGGACTACTTCGCCGACGCCACCCCACCGCCCCCGAAACCCGCCACCCCAGCCCCCACCGCCACGACGTAGCCACGTCTCCGCCGCCGCATCCCTGCGGCGGCGGGGCGCAGCCATCGTGGACCTCCGGCGGCACACGAGGAGGCGATGAGCGAGCCGGCGTGTACGCCGGATTCTGTGACCGGCGGCGTGAAGCCGCTGGTGGCGGTCATCCATCTAGGCCCGTCGTTGCCGGCGGGCTCGAGCGGCCTACCCGCAGGCTCGGGCGGGCAGCCCTCGAACGCCTGCGCAGGTCTCCGCCTTGCGGGGAGGCCCTTTTGGCCTTGCTCCGGGTGGGGTTTACCGAGCCACCCCGGTCGCCCGGGGTGCTGGTGGGCTCTTACCCCACCGTTTCACCCTTACCGCCACGCCTGCGCATGGCGGCGGTTTGTTTTCTGTGGCACTGTCCCGCGGGTCGCCCCGGGTTGCCGTTAGCAACCACCCTGCCCTGTGGAGTCCGGACGTTCCTCGGCGATGACTCCGGGGAGTCATCAACGCGACCGCCCGGCCGACTCGCTCATCGTAAGCAGCATCCTACAAACCGGCGGTGGCGCTCAGTTGCGCGCGGTGGGTTTGTGTGCGGAGAGTGACACGTTCAGGCGGTGCATGAGCGTGGCGAGGGCGGCGCGGTCGGTGGCGTTCCAGTCGGCCAGGATCTTGCCGTAGAGGTCACGGCGGGCGGCGCGGACGACGGTGACGCAGTGCAGGCCGTGGTCGGTGGGGGAGATCAGGGTGCCGCGGCCGTCGGACGGGTCGGGGGAGCGGGTGACCAGGCCGGCGCGTTGCATGGCGGAGACCTGGCGGGTGATGGTGGAGCCGTCGAGGTTGAGGCGGGCGGCGAGCGTGGAGACGTTCATCGGGCCGGACTCGGCGAGGTGGCGGAGGATCACGTAGGCGGCGCGGTCGAGGGCGCGGTACGGCTCGACCGGGGTGGCTCGCCGGGTGGCCTCGCCCATGCGCATGAGCAGCGCGATCTCGGTCTCGATGGTGCCGAGCACCTCGTCGCCACCGTCGTCCATCACATCATCCTGCCTGCGCGAGATCCTCGAGCCATCGTAGAGGTTCCTGGGACGTAGCTGTGAGGTCCGTCGCATCGGTCGAAGGGTTGATGGCTGCTCGGGTGTGTGCCCGGTCTCGTGGGTAAGGCAGTATCCGTCGCGCTGATATGGAGGTTGGTCCCGATATGCCCCACGAACTGGTCACCCACGCCCGCCACGAGGCTGCCTACCTGGGCGGCCAGGTCCGCGAACTCCTCGCCTGGTGGATGGGGATCAGTTTCGGTGGGCTGTCCGCGACGCTCGGGCTGATCGTCGCGCTGTGGCCGGCGACCGTGGACCTGTGGGGCGGTGTCTTCGTCGGCATGTGGCTGCTCGGCGTCGCGTTCTGCCGCGTCTCGGACCTGCTCACCGACCCGCGTGCCGCCACCCGCGCCCGGCGCCTCCCGGCCCGGGTCGCCACCGCGGTCGCGCTGGTCGGCGCGCTGGTGGTGCTGCGCGGCCTGATCGGCGCGGGCGCGCCGCTGGCGATCACGGTCACGGTCGTGCTGTCGCTGATCGCGGCCGCGGACGTGGCCACCGCGACCCGCCGCGGTCTCCGTAGCCGTGCCGGGGCCCGGGCCGCCGTCTATCTCCCGGCCGCGCTCGCGGCCGTCGCGGGTGCGCTCTCCGGTCAGCTGCCCGCGGCCACGGTCGCGGTGGCCGCGCTCGCGGTCGGCATCGTCGAGGCCGCGACGGCCGCGACCACCGGGATGAAGAGCCTTCGCTGGCACGCCGCGGCCCGGGACGCCGGACTGCTGACCGGCGAGATCCGCCCGTTCCGTGAGTCGCCCGCGGAGATCCTGCCCGAGTTCGAGACCGACCTCGCGGACGGCGCCGACGCGCCGGAGCCGCAGGCCGCCACCGCGGCCGAGACGGACGAGATCACCCCGCCGAAGGCGGACGAGCCGGACACCCGCGTCCCGGCGGTCACCGGCGGCACCCCGCTCAGCCGCCGCCCGGCCGGCACCACGCCGCGCTCCGCCGGCCGTCCCGCCGGCCGCGCCACCGTCAACCGGCCCGCGGTCGGCCGCGCCCGGGTCACCAACCAGGACTGACGACTGTGCGCGGGGTGACACCGCGCCCGATCGGAGACGAAAGGCCGAAAGCCGCTTTCCCGCTTCCGGCGTGGTGCGGCCCGTCTGCTCCCGCGGGCAAACCCGCGGCGGCCTCCGCCGCCGCTCCGGTCGCCGCGTCGGAGCCGGATCCATGTGGTCATCGAAGAGCACGCGAGTGCCGCGGCGGGCGCTTCTCTGCCGCGTCCGGAGAACGCTGCCCGGCGTACCACTTCTGGTGGCTGTTGATCGGCTCTGGTCTTCTCGCGGCCGGCTTCACGGTCAGGAGGAATTCGTGAAGGATATTCCCGAGCGTTGATGCCGCGGCATCCGGGCGGGCCACGGTGGAGGCCGAGACACGCCCAACCCCTCGGAGGCCGGCAGACATGGTGCGACGGATACTGACCCTCGGTGTCACGGCGGTGCTGGCCGCCACCGGCACGCTGGTCCTGCAGAGTCCCGCGTCCGCGGCGGACGCGTCCTACCGGACGTTGCGCAGCACGAGCAACCCGGACTGGATGGCCGCGGTGCCGGACGGGGCCAGCGTCGCCGCGATGTCGATCCCGGGCACGCACGAGACGCTCTCGATCCACGGTGGCACGTGGACGCAGACCCAGGAGAACCACGGCGACAGCGGTGCCACGCTGGCCGCGCAGCTCGACGCCGGCATCCGGGTGATCGACGTGCGGGCGCGGGTGAACGGCGGGAACACGTTCACGATCCACCACGGCGCCACGTACCAGAACGCGAACTTCGACGACGTGCTGACCGTGCTCGGCACGTTCCTCGGCGCGCACCCGGGCGAGACCGTGATCATGCGGTTCAAGCACGAGTGCACCGGGCAGACCGGCTCGTGCACGGACGCGTCCGGCCAGCTCGCGTTCC
Coding sequences within it:
- a CDS encoding MarR family winged helix-turn-helix transcriptional regulator — protein: MDDGGDEVLGTIETEIALLMRMGEATRRATPVEPYRALDRAAYVILRHLAESGPMNVSTLAARLNLDGSTITRQVSAMQRAGLVTRSPDPSDGRGTLISPTDHGLHCVTVVRAARRDLYGKILADWNATDRAALATLMHRLNVSLSAHKPTARN